The window GGATGAATCAGCCAACTGGACGCCGGTCTCCATAGAACTCTTTACTGCGCCGACATTCCCGTATACGGCGATCATATACTTACCGGGGCATATCGGCGTAGAGATAAGCGCCTTTACGTCGGCGGCCTTGAGCATCTCGTCCGTGGCAAGCATACCGACAGGGATACTCTTTACCTCCAGTAGTCCAATTGAATTTATCATTTAAAGACCTTCTTAAACTTAAAGTTTTTACTGAACTACCGCAAGCCTGATGAGATTCACCAGTATCGTCATGATGAATATCGTCACCGCCGGCGGGTCTATGTGCGAATCATTGTAGCTGTTGAAGGCGTTGGCCGCGAAGTCTCCGCAAAGGCTGCTAAGGATGCCTATAAGCACTCCGAGGATCGCTCCGCAGGGGCCCCAGGCCGCCATTCCCGCCAGCGCTCCGATGGCCGAGGGAAGGGTTATGTGGTGCGTCGTGGGGATCGCGAAACCGGTCTGCGCAAAGATGAGCGATATCGCGGAGAAACCGAAGCAGGCTACGGGATATACTCCAAGCGCCGCCGCGGGCACGCCGGCATTCATCATCGAAGCTGCCACATAGCTAACCGCGATGCCCACCACGGCGCCGAGCATCACGTTATAGACGAATCCCTTGCCGCCCGTTATCCAGACCCTTGGCTCGCTGCCGGTATATTTTCCCATAAGGCCGGTCTTGCCGAAGGCCAGCCTCGCGATGCAGCCAGAGATCGCGACGGTCATCGCTACGGCGTCCGTGAGAGGTCCGAGGGGGGTCATCATAAGAATATTGAAGATAACGAAACCAATGACGCCAAAGAGTCCTCCCACGCAGATCACGTCAGCCTCGCCAAGCCCGTTGAGCGACGTCAGTATGTCGTTGCCCGCCTTGAGCTTGCCTCTGCTGCCCGCGTACGCCGCGGCCGCCACTCCGCCGGCAAACGCCACATGGGGCCCCATAAATGAACCGAACGACATGAATCCTACGCCGATGTCCGCGCCGCCGCCGGCCGCTACCAGAGCTCCGGCCAGGGCAATGCAGCCCGTCATAATAAACGCGGGAAGCGCGCCGAGCAGCGCGCCGAAAGCTCCGCCGCCAAAAGCCGCTACTAAAGCAAACATATCCATAATATTGCCTCCTCTATATTTGTTATAGCTGGTTCTCAGTATGGATCATTACAAAAATCTCCGTAACGGCTTTCACCGTGCCGGATATGGACGCATGAAGGTTGGTGCCGAGTTTACCCTGCGGCGCCCGCGCAATGAGGCCGCCGCGTATTACCTGGTCGTTTACCTTTACCACCGGCTCCGAGGCAGCGCCCGCGCCCTGCCGGAGCGGCAGCGTAACCTCGGTGAAGCTGTGATCGCCGTATTCCATCGGCGCTGGTCTGTCGTACTGTGAGAGGCCCAGCTGGCGGATGAGTTTTCCGACAGGATAGCGTTTATATTCCCGAAAGCTGTCGCACCGCTCAGGAGCCAGATGCAGGCTGTTCTTCACGCCGCTGCGCATGAGGGTATTTTTGATGGAGGCGTTGAACTTCCACGGCTGGAGCCCCATCACGCAGGCGTATTCGCAGAGGCGGCAGCCACAGCAGAGATAGGCGTTCATCGGGCTCTGCTTTTCGTCGCAGACGCTGCCATAGGCCGCGATACGCATCATCTTATGCGGTTCGATGCGATGCCCAAGGAGGCGGCGGGGACAGACCTCAGTGCAGAGGGAACACTGCATGCAGGCGATCGACGCGTCGCGGATGCTTTTGTCTAGGGGCTTTTTCAGGCTCGTCAGAAGGCTGTGTTCCACAGGCAGGACGATCAGCCCCTTAGTAGTCTTCGTTACCCAGCTCTTGGGAGAGACGGTCACGCCCATCATCGGACCGCCGTTGACCACGACGTAGTCGGATACGGTTGCGCCGCCCGCAAGTTCGACAGCCTCTCTCACCGTGATGCCAAGCGGCACCCGCACGCTCTTCGGGTTATGCACCGCGCCGGTGACCGTGAGGTATTTATCCGTCACCGGCGTGCCGTTCTCGTAAGCGGCAAGGATGTTGAGCGCCGTCTCAACGTTGACGACGATTACGCCGACGTTAAGAGGGATGCCGCCCTCGGGGACGATCTTTCCCGTCACCTCATAGACGATCACCTGCTCGTCGCCCGCGGGATAAAAACCTCCGAGAAGATGGAGCGAGAGCTTTGGATGTTTGGGAAGCTCGCAGGAGAGGGCCGCCGCCGCGCCGTGGTAGTGCTCCTTCAGGGCTACGACGCCGCGCGCGGCTCCCGAGCTCTCGACGATGAGGTCAAGGGCCGTCAGCAGTCCCGCCGCCTCCCTCTCCATCAGCTGCTGGTCCACGCGAAGCAGCGGCTCGCATTCCGCGCCGTTGATGATTACGGTGCCGGCCTGGGCCCCCAGCTTGACGTGGGTCGGAAAGCCGGCGCCGCCGGCTCCCACTATCCCCGCCTCTAAAACTGAACTTATCAGTTTATCGTTCATAACTATTTCATCCTAACGGATGTCCATGCCTCCGACCAGTACGCACCTTCTCCTGCGCGCGAAGGTCTTAGCCGATGTAAGTCCCTCTCCCGTGGGGCCGGCGATCGTGAAGGTCGTATGGCCCATGCCGCCGACGCCGATACCGGCGTACGAGGGGCCGTTTTTGACAAAAATCGTCGTCTGAATTAGCTTGGCCATTTTTGTAAGACTGTCAACGTTCCGCGAGTGCATCATCGCAGTGTGGCGGTTGCCGTGTTCGACGCGCACCGCCATCGCAATGGCCTCGTTGACATCGTCAACACGCACAATGGGAAGAATGGGCATCATCAGCTCAACCTGCACGAAGGGATGCTCCTCCTTGGCCTC is drawn from Cloacibacillus sp. and contains these coding sequences:
- a CDS encoding 4Fe-4S dicluster domain-containing protein → MNDKLISSVLEAGIVGAGGAGFPTHVKLGAQAGTVIINGAECEPLLRVDQQLMEREAAGLLTALDLIVESSGAARGVVALKEHYHGAAAALSCELPKHPKLSLHLLGGFYPAGDEQVIVYEVTGKIVPEGGIPLNVGVIVVNVETALNILAAYENGTPVTDKYLTVTGAVHNPKSVRVPLGITVREAVELAGGATVSDYVVVNGGPMMGVTVSPKSWVTKTTKGLIVLPVEHSLLTSLKKPLDKSIRDASIACMQCSLCTEVCPRRLLGHRIEPHKMMRIAAYGSVCDEKQSPMNAYLCCGCRLCEYACVMGLQPWKFNASIKNTLMRSGVKNSLHLAPERCDSFREYKRYPVGKLIRQLGLSQYDRPAPMEYGDHSFTEVTLPLRQGAGAASEPVVKVNDQVIRGGLIARAPQGKLGTNLHASISGTVKAVTEIFVMIHTENQL